In Selenomonas dianae, a genomic segment contains:
- a CDS encoding ABC transporter ATP-binding protein, whose amino-acid sequence MERKGSPIGERSGGVLCFSGVSVDYGAGADAVHALADTSLCVERGTVLALIGASGCGKSTLLRVAAGLIRPTAGTVTSAGTPIDPRTLRIGFLPQNYGLLAWKTVRENILLGAEIKGEWSAERMAAYDVLVADLGLSELLDRYPRELSGGQQQRVGLARVFLLAPDLLLMDEPFSALDTITRESMQEVFLSLWKKHAVTTILVTHYVEEALTLARRIAVMTGTPGRITAIIDNPFAGDLARRSSQNFFAMGQELRARIAGDTVP is encoded by the coding sequence ATGGAACGTAAGGGATCGCCGATAGGAGAGAGGAGTGGTGGCGTGTTGTGCTTTTCGGGGGTGTCTGTGGACTATGGAGCGGGGGCGGATGCCGTACACGCGCTGGCGGATACCTCGCTCTGTGTGGAGCGGGGAACGGTGCTCGCACTCATCGGTGCATCGGGTTGCGGCAAGTCAACGCTGCTGCGCGTGGCGGCAGGTCTGATCCGTCCGACGGCGGGTACGGTGACGAGTGCGGGCACCCCCATTGATCCGCGCACGCTGCGCATCGGCTTCCTGCCGCAGAACTACGGACTGCTCGCGTGGAAGACCGTGCGCGAAAACATTCTGCTCGGAGCAGAGATCAAGGGCGAGTGGAGCGCAGAGCGGATGGCGGCATACGATGTGCTTGTTGCGGATCTCGGTCTGAGCGAACTGCTCGACCGCTATCCGCGCGAGCTCTCGGGCGGACAGCAGCAGCGCGTGGGTCTGGCGCGTGTCTTTTTGCTTGCACCCGACCTCCTCCTCATGGACGAGCCGTTCTCCGCGCTTGATACGATTACACGAGAGTCCATGCAGGAGGTCTTTCTATCGCTCTGGAAGAAGCACGCAGTCACTACCATACTTGTGACGCATTATGTCGAGGAGGCGCTGACGCTTGCGCGTCGGATTGCCGTCATGACAGGCACACCGGGACGGATCACCGCGATCATCGACAACCCGTTTGCGGGTGATCTCGCCCGCCGCTCCTCACAGAACTTCTTTGCCATGGGGCAGGAGCTGCGTGCAAGGATTGCGGGGGACACTGTGCCATGA